The Streptomyces laurentii genome contains a region encoding:
- a CDS encoding hypothetical protein (Putative membrane protein [Streptomyces fulvissimus DSM40593];~UniProt-pubmed:11572948; UniProt-pubmed:12692562; UniProt-pubmed:21463507; UniProt-pubmed:18375553; UniProt-pubmed:20581206; UniProt-pubmed:12000953; UniProt-pubmed:20064060; UniProt-pubmed:21551298;~identified by MetaGeneAnnotator; putative), which yields MSSSGLIYAVIVGAWAAYLVPMWLRRQDELNEARPTERFSTAIRLLSGRAGMERRYAKELRDRERAGDGTTADVDPDAATEHLSSVDVRGFCAPAARTEARLEMPEAVPAARKVPASPADAPASKAAGTAGVAGPGKPVRDAKPNAAAAERARRGKVLARRRRTTVTLFLAFTIGAIVAAVGGLAFLWVPAAPAVLLSAYIVYLRAQERRRFVYVMDRRNAEAAAARLRESRRAVAPTPEPEPAPAAVPAPEPIVSPQEADRRALVEQTDHAEWVDQQRERGPARGDSWNPVPVPLPTYVTAPVAPRAPGGVDVTDPETWSAARSSAAAPEPAPAPHPRRRATPQRPRRDHGRTPLFDQYADDDRPRAANE from the coding sequence GTGAGCAGCAGCGGCCTCATCTACGCAGTCATCGTCGGAGCCTGGGCCGCCTACCTGGTGCCGATGTGGCTCCGAAGGCAGGACGAGCTGAACGAAGCTCGTCCGACGGAACGCTTCAGCACCGCCATCCGGCTGCTGTCCGGACGGGCGGGCATGGAGCGTCGTTACGCCAAGGAGCTACGGGACCGGGAGCGGGCGGGCGACGGCACGACGGCCGACGTGGACCCGGACGCGGCGACGGAGCATCTCAGCTCGGTCGACGTCCGGGGCTTCTGCGCGCCCGCGGCCAGGACGGAAGCGCGTCTGGAGATGCCCGAGGCGGTCCCGGCGGCCAGGAAGGTCCCGGCGTCGCCCGCGGACGCGCCGGCCTCCAAGGCGGCGGGCACGGCGGGCGTCGCGGGACCGGGGAAGCCCGTCCGGGACGCGAAACCGAACGCGGCGGCGGCCGAACGGGCCCGCCGCGGCAAGGTCCTCGCCCGGCGCCGGCGCACCACGGTGACCCTCTTCCTCGCGTTCACGATCGGCGCGATCGTCGCGGCCGTCGGCGGCCTCGCCTTCCTGTGGGTCCCGGCGGCCCCGGCCGTGCTCCTGAGCGCGTACATCGTCTACCTGCGGGCCCAGGAACGGCGGCGCTTCGTCTACGTGATGGACCGGCGCAACGCCGAGGCCGCCGCGGCCCGGCTGCGCGAGAGCCGCCGCGCCGTCGCCCCGACCCCCGAGCCGGAGCCCGCACCGGCCGCGGTCCCGGCGCCCGAACCGATCGTCTCCCCGCAGGAGGCCGACCGCCGCGCGCTGGTCGAGCAGACGGACCACGCGGAATGGGTCGACCAGCAGCGCGAGCGCGGCCCGGCCCGCGGCGACAGCTGGAACCCGGTCCCGGTCCCACTCCCCACGTACGTCACCGCCCCGGTCGCCCCGCGCGCGCCGGGCGGCGTCGACGTGACGGACCCGGAGACCTGGAGCGCGGCCCGCTCCTCCGCGGCGGCGCCCGAACCGGCCCCGGCCCCGCACCCGCGCCGGCGCGCCACCCCCCAGCGCCCGCGCCGCGACCACGGCCGCACGCCGCTCTTCGACCAGTACGCGGACGACGACCGCCCCCGCGCGGCCAACGAATGA
- a CDS encoding monooxygenase (Predicted flavoprotein involved in K+ transport [Inorganicion transport andmetabolism]; COG2072;~Pyridine nucleotide-disulphide oxidoreductase; pfam13738;~identified by MetaGeneAnnotator; putative;~monooxygenase [Streptomyces cattleya NRRL 8057 = DSM46488]) — translation MAKHEHVRVAVIGSGFGGLGAAVRLRREGITDFVVLERADSVGGTWRDNDYPGCACDVPSHLYSFSFAPNPDWPRTFSGQRHIRAYLEHVTDTFGIRPHLRLNHEVTRTTWNADELRWDIETSRGTFSADVVVSATGPLSDPRIPDIPGLDGFTGKVFHSARWDHDYDLTGKRVAVVGTGASAIQIVPAIQPRVARLTLFQRTPPWVMPRVDRPISAPERWLHRQLPFTTAARRGILWGIRELQVSAFTKRPDELGLVERLAKANITRAVKDPALRAKLTPSYRLGCKRILLSNAYYPALTRPNVDVVASGLKEIRGNTVVAADGTESEVDAIVFGTGFHVTDMPIAERVVGADGSTLAERWKNGMEALRGATAAGFPNFMTIIGPNTGLGNSSMILMIESQLNYMADYLRQLDALGGRAALAVRPGAVDGWNRRVQSRMQRTVWKAGGCDSWYLDANGRNTTLWPGTTYAFRRETRTVDLSEYEVLRAPVPAAASAAGSRTKEAVQ, via the coding sequence GTGGCGAAGCACGAGCACGTACGAGTGGCGGTGATCGGATCGGGATTCGGCGGCCTCGGAGCCGCCGTCCGGCTGCGCCGCGAAGGCATCACCGACTTCGTCGTCCTGGAACGGGCCGACTCCGTGGGCGGCACCTGGCGGGACAACGACTACCCCGGCTGCGCCTGCGACGTCCCCTCCCACCTCTACTCCTTCTCCTTCGCGCCCAACCCCGACTGGCCGCGCACCTTCTCCGGACAGCGCCACATCCGCGCGTACCTGGAGCACGTCACCGACACCTTCGGGATCCGCCCGCACCTGCGCCTGAACCACGAGGTCACGCGGACCACCTGGAACGCGGACGAGCTGCGCTGGGACATCGAGACCAGCCGCGGCACCTTCTCCGCCGACGTCGTCGTCTCCGCCACCGGCCCGCTCTCCGACCCCAGGATCCCCGACATCCCGGGGCTCGACGGCTTCACCGGCAAGGTCTTCCACTCCGCCCGCTGGGATCACGACTACGACCTGACCGGCAAGCGCGTCGCCGTGGTCGGAACCGGCGCCTCCGCCATCCAGATCGTCCCGGCGATCCAGCCGCGGGTCGCCCGGCTCACCCTCTTCCAGCGCACGCCCCCGTGGGTCATGCCCCGCGTGGACCGTCCCATCAGCGCCCCCGAGCGCTGGCTGCACCGGCAGCTGCCGTTCACCACGGCCGCCCGCCGCGGCATCCTGTGGGGCATCCGCGAGCTCCAGGTCAGCGCGTTCACCAAGCGCCCCGACGAGCTGGGCCTGGTCGAACGGCTCGCCAAGGCCAACATCACCCGCGCCGTGAAGGACCCCGCGCTGCGGGCCAAGCTGACCCCCTCGTACCGCCTGGGCTGCAAGCGCATCCTGCTGTCCAACGCGTACTACCCGGCGCTCACCCGGCCCAATGTGGACGTCGTCGCCTCCGGCCTCAAGGAGATCCGCGGGAACACCGTGGTCGCCGCCGACGGCACGGAGAGCGAGGTCGACGCGATCGTCTTCGGCACCGGCTTCCACGTCACCGACATGCCGATCGCCGAGCGGGTCGTCGGCGCGGACGGCAGCACGCTCGCCGAGCGGTGGAAGAACGGCATGGAGGCGCTGCGCGGCGCCACCGCCGCCGGGTTCCCCAACTTCATGACGATCATCGGTCCCAACACCGGCCTCGGGAACTCCTCGATGATCCTGATGATCGAGTCCCAGCTGAACTACATGGCCGACTACCTGCGCCAGCTGGACGCGCTCGGCGGGCGCGCCGCCCTCGCCGTCCGTCCCGGTGCCGTCGACGGGTGGAACCGCCGGGTGCAGTCCCGGATGCAGCGGACGGTGTGGAAGGCGGGCGGCTGCGACAGCTGGTACCTCGACGCCAACGGCCGCAACACCACGCTGTGGCCCGGCACGACCTATGCGTTCCGGCGCGAGACCCGGACCGTCGACCTCTCCGAGTACGAGGTGCTGCGCGCCCCCGTCCCCGCGGCGGCGTCCGCCGCGGGCTCCCGCACGAAGGAGGCGGTCCAGTGA
- a CDS encoding hydrolase (3-oxoadipate enol-lactonase; TIGR02427;~Esterases and lipases (includes fungal lipases, cholinesterases, etc.) These enzymes act on carboxylic esters (EC: 3.1.1.-). The catalytic apparatus involves three residues (catalytic triad): a serine, a glutamate or aspartate and a histidine.These...; cl12031;~hydrolase [Streptomyces roseosporus NRRL15998];~identified by MetaGeneAnnotator; putative): MSRVNTRVTGIPPVRTSMVTSADGATLRVEEYGPAGAPAVVLAHGWTCNTRFWDAQIRDLATDHRVIAYDQRGHGGSPAPAPVAGLGTGGGRGYSAEALADDLEAVLAATLRPGERAVLAGHSMGGMTIMAAARRPLLRQHAAAALLCSTGPARLIAESLVVPLGPGGLRTRLTRAIIGAKAPLGPVTPVSRKILKYATMGPASPPERVDTCAHIVHACPRGARYGWSQVLATLDLDADVRELRLPVAVVVGTADRLTPPVHARRLAAALPHCTGLTVLPGMGHMTPVEAPEAVTARIRELTLTYLGVKQDAQGEQGGAMAEAAAATAAETDGRENEEAGA; encoded by the coding sequence GTGAGCCGCGTGAACACCCGGGTGACCGGGATCCCGCCCGTCCGCACGTCGATGGTGACCTCCGCCGACGGAGCCACCCTCCGTGTCGAGGAGTACGGGCCGGCCGGCGCCCCCGCCGTCGTCCTCGCCCACGGCTGGACCTGCAACACCCGCTTCTGGGACGCGCAGATACGGGACCTCGCCACCGACCACCGGGTCATCGCCTACGACCAGCGGGGACACGGCGGCTCCCCGGCCCCGGCTCCGGTCGCGGGGCTCGGTACGGGCGGCGGCCGGGGCTACTCGGCCGAGGCGCTCGCCGACGACCTGGAGGCCGTGCTCGCGGCCACCCTCCGCCCCGGCGAACGGGCCGTCCTGGCCGGCCACTCCATGGGCGGCATGACCATCATGGCCGCCGCCCGCCGGCCGCTCCTGCGGCAGCACGCGGCCGCCGCGCTGCTCTGCTCGACGGGGCCGGCGCGGCTGATCGCCGAGTCCCTCGTCGTACCGCTGGGTCCGGGCGGTCTGCGGACCCGGCTCACCCGCGCCATCATCGGCGCGAAGGCGCCGCTCGGGCCGGTCACGCCGGTGTCCCGGAAGATCCTCAAGTACGCGACGATGGGCCCGGCCAGCCCGCCCGAGCGGGTCGACACCTGCGCGCACATCGTGCACGCGTGCCCGCGCGGGGCCCGTTACGGCTGGTCGCAGGTGCTGGCGACGCTCGACCTCGACGCGGACGTACGGGAGCTGCGGCTGCCGGTGGCCGTGGTCGTCGGCACCGCCGACCGGCTCACCCCGCCCGTGCACGCCCGCCGGCTCGCCGCCGCGCTGCCACACTGCACGGGCCTGACCGTGCTCCCGGGGATGGGGCATATGACACCTGTGGAGGCCCCGGAGGCCGTCACGGCGCGGATCCGTGAACTGACCCTCACGTACCTGGGCGTGAAGCAGGACGCGCAGGGCGAGCAGGGCGGCGCGATGGCTGAGGCGGCCGCGGCCACGGCCGCGGAAACGGACGGACGCGAGAACGAGGAGGCAGGGGCATGA
- a CDS encoding exodeoxyribonuclease (Neisseria meningitides Nape-like subfamily of the ExoIII family purinic/apyrimidinic (AP) endonucleases; cd10281;~exodeoxyribonuclease [Streptomyces cattleya NRRL 8057= DSM46488];~identified by MetaGeneAnnotator; putative;~metal binding site A [ion binding];~putative AP binding site [nucleotide binding];~putative DNA binding site [nucleotide binding];~putative active site [active];~putative catalytic site [active];~putative metal binding site B [ion binding];~putative phosphate binding site [ion binding]), which yields MLTVTTVNVNGLRAAAKKGFVEWLAGTSADAVCLQEVRAEEAQLPAEAGAPEGWYVTHAPAAAKGRAGVSLYTRREPDAVRVGFGSDEFDGTGRYIEADLPGVTVASLYLPSGEVGTERQDEKIRFMAEFLPYLKGLRERAAADGREVVVCGDWNIAHQEADLKNWKANQKSSGFLPEERAWLGRVLDEGDGGYVDVFRALHPDQDGPYSWWSYRGRAFDNDSGWRIDYQMVTPGLAAKAVKAEVERAATHAERWSDHAPVTVVYEL from the coding sequence ATGCTCACTGTGACCACCGTGAATGTCAATGGTCTGCGTGCCGCCGCCAAAAAGGGCTTCGTCGAGTGGCTGGCCGGCACCTCCGCAGACGCGGTCTGCCTCCAGGAAGTGCGCGCCGAGGAGGCTCAGCTGCCGGCCGAGGCCGGTGCCCCGGAGGGCTGGTACGTCACTCATGCCCCCGCAGCCGCGAAGGGGCGGGCCGGGGTCTCGCTCTACACGCGGCGCGAGCCCGACGCCGTACGCGTCGGCTTCGGGTCGGACGAGTTCGACGGGACGGGCCGCTACATCGAGGCCGACCTGCCGGGCGTCACCGTCGCCAGCCTCTATCTGCCCTCCGGCGAGGTCGGCACCGAGCGGCAGGACGAGAAGATCCGCTTCATGGCCGAGTTCCTGCCGTACCTGAAGGGGCTTCGGGAGCGGGCCGCCGCCGACGGGCGCGAGGTCGTCGTCTGCGGCGACTGGAACATCGCCCACCAGGAGGCCGACCTCAAGAACTGGAAGGCCAACCAGAAGAGCTCCGGCTTCCTCCCCGAGGAGCGGGCGTGGCTCGGCCGGGTCCTCGACGAGGGCGACGGCGGGTACGTGGACGTCTTCCGCGCCCTCCACCCCGACCAGGACGGCCCCTACTCCTGGTGGTCCTACCGGGGCCGGGCCTTCGACAACGACAGCGGCTGGCGCATCGACTACCAGATGGTGACGCCCGGGCTCGCCGCCAAGGCCGTCAAGGCGGAGGTCGAGCGGGCCGCCACGCATGCGGAGCGCTGGAGCGACCACGCGCCCGTCACCGTCGTCTACGAGCTGTAG
- a CDS encoding ribosomal-protein-alanine N-acetyltransferase (Acetyltransferases, including N-acetylases of ribosomal proteins [Translation,ribosomal structure and biogenesis]; COG1670;~N-Acyltransferase superfamily: Various enzymes that characteristically catalyzethe transfer of an acyl group to a substrate; cl17182;~identified by MetaGeneAnnotator; putative;~ribosomal-protein-alanine N-acetyltransferase [Streptomyces cattleya NRRL 8057 = DSM46488]), translating to MMPSWPVVLADGDVLLRPMKMRDQAAWREVNRRNREWLRPWEATVPPPGPGGPLAQRPTYRQMVRHLRAEANAGRMMPFVIEYQGKLVGQLTVAGITWGSMCSGHVGYWVDSAVAGRGVMPTAVALAVDHCFRTVGLHRIEVCIRPENGPSRRVVEKLGFREEGLRPRYLHIDGAWRDHLVFALTAEEVPEGLLRRWHQAQTRRQPH from the coding sequence ATGATGCCGTCCTGGCCCGTGGTCCTGGCGGACGGGGACGTGCTGCTCCGGCCGATGAAGATGCGCGACCAGGCGGCCTGGCGTGAGGTGAACCGGCGCAACCGCGAATGGCTGCGCCCCTGGGAGGCGACCGTCCCGCCGCCCGGCCCGGGCGGCCCGCTGGCCCAGCGCCCCACGTACCGTCAGATGGTGCGCCATCTGCGGGCGGAGGCGAACGCCGGCCGGATGATGCCCTTCGTCATCGAGTACCAGGGAAAGCTGGTCGGGCAGTTGACGGTGGCGGGCATTACCTGGGGCTCGATGTGCTCGGGACATGTTGGTTATTGGGTGGACAGCGCGGTGGCCGGGCGGGGCGTCATGCCGACGGCGGTCGCGCTCGCCGTGGACCACTGCTTCCGTACGGTCGGACTGCACCGCATCGAGGTCTGCATCCGCCCGGAGAACGGCCCTTCGCGGCGGGTCGTGGAAAAGCTCGGCTTCCGGGAGGAGGGGCTGCGGCCCCGCTATCTGCACATCGACGGTGCCTGGCGGGACCACCTGGTCTTCGCGCTGACGGCGGAGGAAGTGCCGGAGGGGCTGCTGCGGCGCTGGCATCAGGCCCAGACGCGCCGTCAACCTCATTAA
- a CDS encoding merR-family transcriptional regulator (DNA binding residues [nucleotide binding];~Helix-Turn-Helix DNA binding domain of transcription regulators from the MerR superfamily; cl02600;~MerR HTH family regulatory protein; pfam13411;~MerR-family transcriptional regulator [Streptomyces albus J1074];~identified by MetaGeneAnnotator; putative), whose translation MADLAAAAGITVRTLRFYRERGLIPPPRREGRIAWYDEHHLARLRTIAALLDRGHTLNGIADLTAAFESGRNVGEVLELGPPTEEEPVRLTPQELADHFAGEATPENLVAALDLGYLATDGEDIVHISRRLLDVSAALVREGVPLAAVLKAGGRVREHADALAELFTDLLGAEEARRLRPLAKSVVEAELSLALDRRLRP comes from the coding sequence ATGGCCGACCTGGCCGCCGCGGCCGGCATCACCGTACGCACGCTGCGCTTCTACCGTGAACGCGGACTGATCCCGCCGCCGCGCCGCGAGGGCCGGATCGCCTGGTACGACGAACACCACCTGGCCCGCCTGCGCACCATCGCCGCCCTGCTCGACCGCGGCCACACCCTCAACGGCATCGCGGACCTCACCGCCGCCTTCGAGTCCGGGCGGAACGTCGGCGAGGTCCTCGAACTGGGCCCGCCCACCGAGGAGGAGCCCGTCCGGCTCACTCCGCAGGAACTCGCCGACCACTTCGCCGGCGAGGCCACCCCCGAGAACCTGGTCGCCGCCCTCGACCTCGGCTACCTCGCCACCGACGGCGAGGACATCGTCCACATCAGCCGCCGGCTGCTGGACGTCTCCGCCGCCCTCGTCCGCGAGGGCGTCCCGCTGGCCGCCGTCCTGAAGGCGGGCGGACGGGTGCGCGAGCACGCGGACGCGCTGGCGGAACTGTTCACCGACCTGCTCGGCGCGGAGGAGGCGCGACGGCTGCGCCCGCTGGCCAAGAGCGTGGTGGAGGCGGAACTCTCCCTCGCCCTGGACCGGCGCCTGCGCCCCTGA
- a CDS encoding molybdenum cofactor biosynthesis protein moaC (MoaC family, prokaryotic and eukaryotic. Members ofthis family are involved in molybdenum cofactor (Moco) biosynthesis, anessential cofactor of a diverse group of redox enzymes. MoaC, a small hexameric protein, converts, together with MoaA, a guanosine...; cd01420;~Molybdenum cofactor biosynthesis protein MoaC [Streptomyces venezuelae ATCC10712];~dimer interface [polypeptide binding];~identified by MetaGeneAnnotator; putative;~putative active site [active];~trimer interface [polypeptide binding]), giving the protein MSTQQGLTHIDEAGAARMVDVSGKDVTARTARASGRVLVSPRVVELLRGEGVPKGDALATARIAGIMGAKRTPDLIPLCHPLAVSGVKLDLAVTDDAVEILATVKTTDRTGVEMEALTAVSVAALTVVDMVKAVDKGAVITDVRVEEKTGGKSGHWTRSEA; this is encoded by the coding sequence ATGAGTACGCAGCAAGGACTCACCCACATCGACGAGGCGGGGGCGGCCCGCATGGTCGACGTCTCCGGGAAGGACGTCACGGCCCGCACCGCCCGCGCGAGCGGACGCGTCCTGGTGTCGCCGCGTGTGGTCGAGCTGCTGCGCGGCGAGGGCGTCCCGAAGGGTGACGCGCTCGCCACGGCACGGATCGCCGGGATCATGGGCGCGAAGCGGACCCCGGACCTGATCCCGCTCTGCCACCCGCTGGCGGTCTCGGGCGTGAAGCTGGACCTCGCGGTCACGGACGACGCCGTGGAGATCCTGGCGACGGTGAAGACCACGGACCGTACGGGCGTCGAGATGGAGGCCCTGACGGCGGTGTCCGTGGCGGCGCTGACCGTCGTCGACATGGTGAAGGCGGTCGACAAGGGCGCGGTCATCACCGACGTACGGGTGGAGGAGAAGACCGGCGGCAAGTCGGGCCACTGGACGAGGAGCGAGGCGTGA
- a CDS encoding molybdenum cofactor biosynthesis protein B (MPT binding site;~MogA_MoaB family. Members ofthis family are involved inbiosynthesis of the molybdenum cofactor (MoCF) anessential cofactor of a diverse group of redox enzymes. MoCF biosynthesis is an evolutionarily conserved pathway present in eubacteria, archaea; cd00886;~identified by MetaGeneAnnotator; putative;~molybdenum cofactor biosynthesis protein B [Amycolatopsis mediterranei U32];~trimer interface [polypeptide binding]) produces MTGVHQGDQRDQGQGADIGGALLAPYSALVVTASNRAAAGVYEDKGGPLIADGLRRAGFAVDDPRVVPDGAPVAAALRAGIDAGYDVIVTTGGTGISPTDETPEVTRNLLDREIPGIAEAIRAYGRDKVPTAALSRGLAGVARKTLIVNLPGSTGGVRDGLAVLTPLLVHAVDQIRGGDHPRPAAEAGPAS; encoded by the coding sequence GTGACCGGCGTGCACCAGGGCGACCAGCGCGATCAGGGTCAGGGCGCGGACATCGGCGGCGCTCTGCTCGCCCCGTACTCCGCCCTCGTCGTCACCGCCTCCAACCGGGCGGCGGCCGGCGTCTACGAGGACAAGGGCGGTCCGCTGATCGCCGACGGCCTGCGCCGGGCGGGCTTCGCCGTGGACGACCCGCGGGTGGTGCCGGACGGCGCGCCGGTCGCGGCGGCGTTGCGCGCCGGGATCGACGCGGGCTACGACGTGATCGTCACGACCGGCGGTACGGGCATCTCGCCCACCGACGAGACCCCCGAGGTGACCCGGAACCTCCTCGACCGGGAGATCCCGGGCATCGCGGAGGCGATCCGGGCGTACGGCCGGGACAAGGTGCCCACGGCGGCGCTCTCGCGCGGCCTCGCCGGTGTCGCGCGGAAGACGCTGATCGTCAACCTGCCGGGCTCGACGGGCGGGGTACGGGACGGTCTCGCTGTCCTCACGCCGCTGCTCGTCCACGCCGTGGACCAGATCCGCGGCGGCGACCACCCGAGACCGGCGGCGGAAGCGGGCCCGGCGTCATGA
- a CDS encoding acetyltransferase (acetyltransferase [Streptomyces pristinaespiralis ATCC25486];~identified by MetaGeneAnnotator; putative) yields MNIRPTSFDHPDAVKLNDAVQLEYAKRYADEDEDGEGDLTPLDATMFAPPRGLYLLAYDSSDTPVASGGWRTQDENGEGYSDGDAELKRMYVTPGARGLGLARRILALLESDARTAGRTRMVLETGTAQPEAIALYTSSGYEPCPKFGYYRAYDSSLCYAKPL; encoded by the coding sequence ATGAATATCCGCCCGACTTCTTTTGACCACCCCGACGCGGTCAAGCTCAACGACGCCGTCCAGCTGGAGTACGCCAAGCGCTACGCGGACGAGGACGAGGACGGCGAGGGCGATCTCACCCCGCTCGACGCCACGATGTTCGCCCCGCCCCGGGGCCTCTACCTGCTGGCATACGACTCGTCGGACACCCCGGTCGCCTCCGGCGGCTGGCGCACCCAGGACGAGAACGGCGAGGGCTACTCCGACGGCGACGCCGAGCTGAAGCGCATGTACGTCACCCCCGGCGCACGCGGCCTGGGCCTCGCCCGCCGCATCCTCGCCCTCCTGGAGTCGGACGCCCGCACGGCGGGCCGCACCCGCATGGTCCTGGAGACGGGCACGGCCCAGCCGGAGGCCATCGCCCTCTACACCTCCAGCGGCTACGAGCCCTGCCCGAAGTTCGGCTACTACCGCGCGTACGACAGCAGCCTCTGCTACGCGAAGCCGCTCTAA